The Streptomyces sp. Mut1 genome window below encodes:
- a CDS encoding maleate cis-trans isomerase family protein produces MTTVGFLYPGHFAEDDYPRMEILLDSTIRLVVHHTECPDGAYREEALRELGTSSRLAAGIEELQRSGVQSIVWACDGGSFPHGWQGAHDQVAGLARAAGVPASSTSIGFVHAVRKLGAERVAVAATYPEALAARFTAFLQETGVEVTATHAAGVTDAAEAAAWGPEQLRELAEAADSPEARAILLPDTALHTVAHLPDLEEALGKPVLTANQVAVREALRLTDRPAWAPRLGALFAHREEPPAPVDRGSGSGRAYAHGQRGRGRAYAHGQRDA; encoded by the coding sequence ATGACGACCGTCGGATTCCTCTACCCGGGCCACTTCGCCGAGGACGACTACCCGCGCATGGAGATCCTTCTCGACAGCACCATCAGACTCGTCGTCCACCACACCGAGTGCCCGGACGGCGCCTACCGCGAGGAGGCCCTGCGCGAGCTGGGCACCTCCTCCCGGCTCGCCGCCGGGATCGAGGAGCTGCAGCGCTCCGGGGTCCAGTCCATCGTCTGGGCCTGCGACGGCGGCAGCTTCCCGCACGGGTGGCAGGGCGCGCACGACCAGGTCGCGGGCCTCGCCCGCGCGGCGGGCGTACCCGCCTCCAGCACCTCCATCGGCTTCGTCCACGCGGTACGCAAGCTGGGCGCCGAACGCGTCGCGGTCGCCGCGACCTACCCCGAGGCCCTGGCCGCCCGCTTCACCGCCTTCCTCCAGGAGACCGGCGTGGAGGTGACCGCCACCCACGCGGCGGGCGTCACCGACGCCGCCGAGGCCGCGGCCTGGGGCCCGGAACAGCTGCGGGAACTGGCCGAGGCGGCGGACAGCCCCGAGGCGCGGGCGATCCTGCTGCCCGACACCGCCCTGCACACCGTCGCCCATCTCCCGGACCTGGAGGAGGCGCTCGGCAAGCCCGTCCTCACCGCGAACCAGGTGGCGGTCCGCGAGGCCCTGCGCCTGACCGACCGCCCCGCCTGGGCCCCGAGGCTCGGCGCGCTCTTCGCCCACCGCGAGGAGCCCCCGGCCCCGGTGGACCGGGGCAGCGGCAGCGGACGCGCGTACGCCCACGGGCAGCGGGGCCGGGGCCGCGCCTACGCGCACGGGCAGCGAGACGCGTAG